A stretch of the Lactuca sativa cultivar Salinas chromosome 9, Lsat_Salinas_v11, whole genome shotgun sequence genome encodes the following:
- the LOC111903960 gene encoding protein PEP-RELATED DEVELOPMENT ARRESTED 1, chloroplastic, with translation MASMAKPILSSIFIPPQASFHFKTTQKAPALHLPMKRSFSVLRASYEVGGGYTQEELDAREKGRNKHQHQASTDETSTWSPAQYEALLKGGEQVTSVLEEMANLLEDDQMDEESEELAVLLAAQGVIGKRVDQMESGFMMALDYMINLAEKDQDDKRKSLLEVIKETVLSHLTKKCPPHVQVVGLLCRTPRKESRHELLRRVAAGGGAFENENGAKVHLPGANLNDIANQADDLLETMESRPVVPDRKLLARLVLIREEARCMMGGGLLDERNNRGLTTLPRSEVNFLTKLVAQKPGKTVREMIKDVMLGKAEGADNSDEEESTRGRKAGASGSKPNPVRPGMFLETVSKVLGGIYDGNISGITAQHLEWVHQNTLQVLQEIAF, from the exons ATGGCGTCCATGGCGAAACCAATCCTTTCTTCTATTTTCATTCCTCCACAAGCATCCTTTCATTTCAAGACAACTCAAAAGGCACCAGCTCTCCATCTTCCCATGAAGAGAAGCTTTTCTGTACTACGAGCCAGTTACGAGGTCGGAGGAGGCTACACGCAAGAAGAACTGGATGCAAGAGAGAAAGGCAGGAACAAACACCAACACCAAGCATCAACGGACGAAACAAGTACTTGGAGTCCTGCTCAGTATGAAGCTCTCCTTAAAGGAGGTGAACAAGTTACGTCTGTTCTTGAAGAGATGGCTAACCTT TTGGAAGATGACCAAATGGATGAAGAATCGGAGGAGTTAGCAGTGTTGTTGGCTGCACAAGGCGTGATTGGAAAACGAGTTGATCAGATGGAATCAGGCTTCATGATGGCATTAGATTATATGATCAATCTTGCAGAAAAGGACCAAGACGATAAG CGCAAGTCTCTGTTGGAGGTAATCAAGGAAACAGTATTATCCCATCTTACCAAAAAATGCCCCCCACAT gTTCAAGTTGTTGGGTTGCTATGCAGAACCCCTCGGAAAGAAAGCAGACATGAATTACTGAGGCGAGTTGCAGCAGGTGGTGGTGCATTTGAAAATGAAAATGGTGCAAAAGTTCATCTTCCAGGAGCAAATCTAAATGACATTGCTAACCAGGCTGATGACTTGTTGGAG ACTATGGAAAGTCGGCCTGTTGTTCCTGATAGAAAACTGCTAGCAAGACTGGTTTTGATTAGAGAAGAAGCTCGGTGTATGATGGGAGGTGGATTATTAGATGAAAGAAATAACCGTGGTTTAACTACATTACCTCGATCAGAG GTCAACTTCTTGACCAAACTTGTTGCTCAAAAACCTGGGAAAACAGTGCGTGAAATGATTAAGGATGTAATGTTAGGCAAAGCGGAAGGTGCCGACAATAGCGATGAGGAAGAAAGTACAAGGGGCAGAAag GCTGGTGCTTCGGGGTCTAAACCAAATCCAGTGCGACCTGGCATGTTTCTAGAAacagtttccaag GTGCTAGGTGGCATATATGATGGGAATATCTCTGGCATTACTGCACAACATCTTGAATGG GTTCATCAAAATACACTTCAAGTTCTTCAAGAAATAGCATTTTGA